The following coding sequences are from one Capsicum annuum cultivar UCD-10X-F1 chromosome 3, UCD10Xv1.1, whole genome shotgun sequence window:
- the LOC107865343 gene encoding uncharacterized protein LOC107865343, whose amino-acid sequence MKYGVKQHKVATPYHPKTSGQVEVSNRDIKAILAKKVNASRSDWSRKLDNALWAYRTAFKTPIGMSLYQLIYGKACNLYIKLEHKALWALRWLKIDWKKVIELRLGQLNEMDEFCLDTYERDNLYKERIKKYHDRRIEKQDFQVGIGYCSSTQGSSSFQVSLTQNGQGPLKSRKSTHLE is encoded by the coding sequence AtgaaatatggtgtgaagcaaCACAAGGtggccactccatatcacccaaaaactagtgggcaagtagaGGTCTCAAATAGGGATATCAAAGCTATCTTGGCTAAGAAAGTGAATGCTAGCAGAAGTGACTGGTCACGGAAGCTCGATAATGCTTTGTGGGCATATCGAACAGCTTTTAAGACACCCATTGGGATGTCGCTGTATCAGTTGATTTATGGAAAAGCATGCAACCTTTACATTAAGCTGGAACACAAAGCTTTGTGGGCACTCAGGTGGTTGAAAATAGACTGGAAGAAGGTAATAGAATtgagattgggacagctgaatgagatggatgaattctgtctCGATACATATGAAAGAGATAACTTGTATAAAGAGAGAATAAAGAAATACCATGATCGACGTATTGAGAAGCAAGACTTTCAGGTTGGTATTGGGTATTGCTCTTCAACTCAAGGATCAAGCTCTTTCCAGGTAAGCTTAACTCAAAATGGTCAGGGCCCTTTAAAGTCAcgcaagtctactcatctggagtag